In Geminocystis sp. NIES-3708, a single window of DNA contains:
- a CDS encoding response regulator transcription factor, with the protein MGNALIVDDSSTERKILVSYLVEWGITVTTAESGEEALEKLSSSIPDLIILDVVLPGKSGFEICREIKAGENTGKIPVIICSTKGSEMDKFWGMKQGADAYIPKPVDKEELFSTVKKLIK; encoded by the coding sequence ATGGGAAATGCTTTAATTGTGGATGATTCTTCGACAGAGAGAAAGATATTAGTTAGTTATTTGGTAGAATGGGGTATTACAGTTACTACTGCTGAAAGTGGAGAAGAAGCCTTAGAAAAATTAAGTAGTAGTATTCCTGATTTAATCATTTTGGATGTAGTCTTACCGGGTAAAAGTGGTTTTGAAATTTGTAGAGAAATAAAAGCGGGAGAAAATACAGGGAAAATACCAGTAATTATTTGTTCAACGAAAGGCAGTGAAATGGATAAATTTTGGGGAATGAAACAAGGTGCAGATGCTTATATACCTAAACCAGTGGATAAAGAAGAATTATTTTCTACCGTAAAAAAATTAATTAAGTAA
- a CDS encoding CO2 hydration protein: protein MVATTLNPSKHPLAEFIHSLESGKSLLKDSSENVLEVVGILKSYGIVLDAYSNNLNYIAEHQFLVLFPFFKYFNGDFSNNKLLRHWWHDRINFEYAEYCMRAMLWHGGGKLDEYVDSAEFAEATKQAISAKLKGNPVILGLNKLFPEFLSEQIKMLTYYSALGQFWRVMSDMFLSLSDRYDNGEINSIEEVVKHILDALVADANKPITYAVEIKGKIYELIPKKAGLTFLMDTAVPYVEAVFFRGTPFLGTVSYNAQENQIPYDQSLFTYGALYADPLPVGSAGIPPTLLMQDMRHYLPEYLHEVYRNTSRGDDDLLVKICVTFQKSMYCVTTAAIRGLAPYDLNTKNIEEKQANRKYLEGWMNRFISSRILDVNKN, encoded by the coding sequence ATGGTAGCAACTACTCTTAACCCTTCAAAACATCCTTTAGCTGAGTTTATTCATAGTTTAGAATCAGGTAAAAGTTTACTAAAAGATAGTTCTGAAAATGTTCTTGAGGTTGTGGGAATTTTAAAGTCTTATGGCATAGTTTTAGATGCTTATTCTAATAATCTTAATTACATTGCTGAACATCAATTTTTAGTTTTATTTCCTTTTTTTAAATATTTTAATGGTGATTTTTCAAATAATAAATTATTGCGTCATTGGTGGCACGATCGCATAAATTTTGAATATGCTGAATATTGTATGCGTGCAATGTTATGGCATGGAGGCGGTAAGTTAGACGAATATGTAGATAGTGCAGAATTTGCCGAAGCAACCAAACAAGCTATTTCAGCTAAATTAAAAGGAAATCCCGTTATTTTAGGCTTAAATAAGCTATTTCCAGAATTTTTGTCAGAACAAATCAAAATGCTAACTTATTATTCAGCATTAGGACAATTTTGGCGGGTAATGAGTGATATGTTTCTCAGTTTATCGGACAGATACGACAACGGCGAAATTAACTCAATCGAAGAAGTTGTTAAACATATTTTAGATGCTTTAGTAGCGGATGCTAATAAGCCCATAACTTATGCGGTGGAAATTAAAGGCAAAATCTACGAATTAATTCCCAAAAAAGCAGGATTAACGTTTCTGATGGATACAGCAGTACCTTATGTGGAAGCTGTTTTCTTTCGTGGAACTCCATTTTTGGGCACAGTCTCTTACAATGCTCAAGAAAATCAAATACCCTATGATCAATCATTATTTACCTATGGTGCATTATATGCTGATCCTTTACCCGTCGGTAGTGCTGGAATTCCCCCTACATTATTAATGCAAGATATGCGTCATTATTTACCTGAGTATTTACATGAGGTCTATAGAAATACTTCACGAGGTGATGACGATTTATTAGTCAAAATTTGCGTTACTTTCCAAAAGTCTATGTACTGTGTAACTACAGCCGCTATTAGAGGATTAGCACCCTATGATTTAAACACTAAAAACATAGAAGAAAAACAAGCTAATCGGAAATATTTAGAAGGATGGATGAATCGCTTTATTTCTTCTCGTATTTTAGATGTAAATAAAAATTAA
- a CDS encoding ATP-binding protein, with product MGNIVVIGPRLSGKTTYLAALSYLPALRSQKGKDNNFKIQPLNDESRDLAESAENILVEGATFESTKIAEGGVDSLPYYSFQLQVKKGLFKKIENIQLNVRDYPGEVFEKIADRNLSDEIHQEFIDECLMADVRGCLILFTHWEHGTDKFYYKVMSQFIKLMDEKQRTQNLKLAVVMSKCERGELWPGRIDPETDLFGIHLPRTKTILQDSINPKNLRFYALSTFGVLHKNDPRPNRIDQAGSNGSESVLREPNSWQPYNLIEPLYWLSKV from the coding sequence ATGGGCAATATTGTTGTAATTGGTCCTCGTCTTTCGGGAAAAACAACGTATTTAGCGGCGTTATCTTATTTACCTGCTTTAAGAAGTCAGAAAGGAAAAGACAATAATTTTAAAATTCAACCTCTTAACGATGAATCTAGGGATTTAGCAGAAAGTGCTGAAAATATCCTTGTAGAAGGGGCAACTTTTGAATCTACAAAAATAGCAGAAGGTGGTGTTGATAGTTTACCTTATTACTCATTTCAATTACAGGTCAAAAAAGGACTATTTAAAAAAATTGAAAATATTCAATTGAATGTCAGAGATTATCCTGGGGAAGTCTTTGAAAAAATTGCTGATCGAAATTTATCTGATGAAATTCATCAAGAATTTATAGACGAATGTTTAATGGCAGATGTGAGAGGTTGTTTAATTTTATTTACTCATTGGGAACATGGTACTGATAAATTTTATTATAAGGTTATGAGTCAATTTATAAAATTAATGGATGAAAAACAAAGGACTCAAAATTTAAAATTAGCGGTGGTAATGAGTAAGTGTGAAAGAGGCGAATTATGGCCCGGAAGAATAGATCCTGAAACGGATTTATTTGGTATTCATTTACCTCGAACAAAAACAATTTTACAAGATAGTATTAATCCTAAAAATTTGCGGTTTTATGCCCTTTCAACCTTCGGAGTTTTACACAAAAATGATCCTCGTCCGAATAGAATAGATCAAGCTGGAAGTAATGGCTCAGAATCAGTTTTAAGAGAGCCAAATAGTTGGCAACCTTATAATTTAATTGAACCTTTATACTGGTTAAGTAAAGTCTAA
- a CDS encoding caspase family protein, translating into MKFSRRNFLQNASLSIASLGGFWGNISLSKYQLNAYGETLKSSASRKLALLVGINQYSQGKNLRGCTTDVELQKKLLIYHFGFSPDNIITLVDREATRENILTAFEEHLIKRAENNDVVIFHFSGYGRQIKLNNDDNNSTTVNSLITYDSIKSHDNIVEDILLDTFLQLGTSLKTNKYTFIFDTSFISSSVFITHELTSRSYPFNTNLFISQEEVTFNKNLQKNSQNKRLKNKKNNLLSGLIITPFRNNLAIEINSTNFNVGLFTYCLTQSLWENLPLTDNLSLMKKVASQITLYTGKSETFNFYGDLKNSILPYHLSLDSFSQGNAIITNIIEPNIIELELLSLPLLVLLNYGLNSCFIANLGEEKKVTIQINSLVGNKAKGILINSNKNLVYKGLILRESLRIIKRNTTLNIALNDSLEKIEKVDATSALSAISEIESVVNLGDNFADLVFGKVNDKKTMIDGYGLFTSSEVLLVNTYPKVDNEAVSSAIKHLIPSLKIALAEKLLQLTSNQYSSLLSVNINVEISHNDKIINIQEQTSYSNYQPIKNPFQKYSNNDQNLLIEIPFDSQLTITINNENNHNLYYLLVGINSSRQAISYFSPDEIIINSLDNITIPKHKSSLKWSMNTDKAISKLMLICSKSPFNQTLNQLYKNPNLKPDIEQIILLDNPVIIAKAILEDLHLGSNISNNIINNLNDVYALDLSHWVTFNLTYKVV; encoded by the coding sequence ATGAAATTTTCCAGACGTAATTTTTTGCAAAATGCAAGTTTAAGTATCGCTTCTTTAGGAGGATTTTGGGGTAATATCTCTCTTTCTAAATATCAATTAAATGCCTATGGTGAAACTCTAAAATCATCAGCTTCACGAAAATTAGCTTTATTAGTCGGTATTAATCAATATTCTCAAGGCAAGAATTTACGAGGATGCACTACAGATGTTGAATTACAGAAAAAACTACTGATTTACCATTTTGGTTTTTCCCCTGACAATATTATTACTTTAGTTGATCGTGAAGCTACTAGAGAAAATATTTTAACAGCATTTGAAGAACATTTAATTAAACGAGCAGAAAATAACGATGTAGTAATCTTTCATTTCAGTGGTTACGGAAGACAAATAAAATTAAATAACGATGATAACAATTCAACCACAGTTAATAGTTTAATTACCTATGATAGTATCAAATCCCATGATAATATTGTTGAGGATATTTTATTAGATACTTTTCTACAATTAGGAACATCATTAAAAACTAATAAATATACTTTTATTTTTGATACCAGTTTCATTTCTTCTTCTGTATTTATCACCCATGAATTAACATCTCGTTCTTACCCATTTAATACTAACTTGTTTATCAGCCAAGAAGAAGTAACTTTCAATAAAAATTTACAAAAAAATAGTCAAAATAAGAGATTAAAAAATAAAAAAAATAACTTATTATCAGGATTAATTATTACTCCTTTTAGAAACAATTTGGCAATAGAAATAAATAGTACTAACTTTAATGTTGGCTTATTTACTTATTGCTTAACTCAATCTTTATGGGAAAATTTACCTTTGACTGATAATTTATCTTTGATGAAAAAAGTAGCTTCTCAGATAACTTTATATACAGGAAAAAGTGAAACATTTAATTTTTATGGAGATCTAAAAAATAGTATTTTACCTTATCATTTATCTTTAGACTCTTTCTCTCAAGGAAATGCGATTATTACCAATATTATTGAGCCTAATATTATAGAATTAGAATTATTAAGTTTACCATTATTAGTATTATTAAACTATGGTTTAAATTCATGTTTTATAGCTAATCTTGGAGAAGAAAAAAAAGTTACTATTCAAATTAACTCCTTAGTGGGAAATAAGGCTAAAGGAATTCTAATTAACAGTAATAAAAATTTAGTTTATAAAGGATTAATTCTTCGAGAATCCTTACGCATTATAAAGAGAAATACCACTTTAAATATTGCTTTAAATGATAGTCTTGAAAAAATAGAAAAAGTCGATGCTACCAGTGCATTAAGTGCAATTAGTGAGATAGAATCAGTTGTTAATTTAGGAGATAATTTTGCAGATTTAGTTTTTGGTAAAGTAAATGATAAAAAAACAATGATAGATGGCTATGGTTTATTTACTTCCTCAGAAGTTTTATTAGTTAATACTTATCCAAAAGTTGATAATGAAGCTGTCTCTTCAGCTATAAAACACCTAATCCCTTCTTTAAAAATTGCTTTAGCAGAAAAATTATTACAATTAACTTCTAATCAATATTCTTCTTTATTATCAGTTAATATTAATGTGGAAATCAGTCATAATGATAAAATTATTAATATCCAAGAACAAACTAGCTATAGTAATTATCAGCCTATAAAAAATCCTTTTCAAAAATATTCTAACAATGATCAAAATTTATTAATAGAAATTCCTTTTGATAGTCAGTTAACTATTACTATTAATAATGAGAATAATCATAATTTATATTATTTATTAGTTGGAATTAATTCTTCCAGACAAGCTATTAGTTATTTTTCTCCTGATGAGATAATTATTAATTCGTTAGATAACATAACAATTCCCAAACATAAAAGTTCATTGAAATGGAGCATGAATACGGATAAAGCAATTAGTAAACTGATGTTAATTTGTTCTAAATCTCCTTTTAATCAAACCTTAAACCAATTATATAAAAATCCTAATTTAAAACCAGATATAGAGCAAATAATTTTATTAGATAATCCTGTCATAATTGCTAAAGCTATATTAGAAGATTTACATTTAGGAAGTAATATTAGTAATAATATAATCAATAATCTCAATGATGTTTACGCTTTAGATTTAAGTCATTGGGTTACGTTTAATCTTACTTATAAAGTTGTCTAA
- a CDS encoding energy-coupling factor transporter transmembrane protein EcfT, with protein MDLLRSLPIGLYLEKPLTWLHRLDPRVKLGWLMSLILTPLLSNPYWRIFLVLFLIIITSLALIPWRVQKKQMSWLLFFSCLIFVMTSFAPDGLIITHQPRLPNSDIIINQPTDYQYILYQIGNFKITRRSLDLAIKVSTLIFTLIYSSNLYLLTTAPEQITAGIEELLLPFRKFKLPITEIVLTLTLALRFIPLVLEEIQNLIRSIRTRAINWKKLGIKKSLKIWLIVVERLLENILLRAEQIAIAMEVRGFTTPNKHQVQWHQLKLSKYDFFVLLLLLIFWIGRLTIGNG; from the coding sequence ATGGATTTATTACGATCGCTTCCCATTGGATTATACTTAGAAAAACCTTTAACATGGCTACATAGACTCGATCCGAGAGTAAAATTAGGATGGTTAATGAGCCTTATACTTACGCCTCTATTATCAAATCCTTACTGGCGTATTTTTTTAGTCTTATTTTTAATAATTATCACCAGTTTAGCTTTGATTCCTTGGCGAGTACAAAAAAAACAGATGAGTTGGTTATTATTTTTTTCTTGTCTAATTTTTGTGATGACATCTTTTGCACCCGATGGTTTAATTATTACCCATCAACCGAGATTACCTAATAGTGATATTATTATTAATCAACCTACAGATTACCAATATATTTTATATCAAATTGGTAACTTCAAAATTACTCGAAGATCTTTAGATTTAGCAATTAAAGTTAGTACTTTAATTTTTACTTTAATATATAGTAGTAATTTATATTTATTAACCACTGCACCTGAACAAATCACTGCAGGAATAGAAGAATTATTATTACCTTTCAGAAAGTTTAAATTACCCATTACTGAGATAGTTTTGACTTTAACTTTAGCCTTAAGATTTATTCCTTTAGTATTAGAAGAAATCCAAAATTTAATTAGATCAATTCGCACTAGAGCTATAAACTGGAAAAAACTAGGAATTAAAAAAAGTCTAAAAATTTGGTTAATTGTAGTAGAAAGACTATTAGAAAATATCCTTTTAAGAGCAGAACAAATTGCTATTGCGATGGAAGTAAGAGGGTTTACTACTCCTAATAAACATCAAGTACAATGGCATCAATTAAAGTTAAGTAAATATGATTTTTTTGTTTTATTATTACTCTTAATTTTTTGGATAGGTAGATTAACGATAGGCAATGGTTAA
- a CDS encoding thermonuclease family protein, with protein MSFTLIKGTFHVVGYSPDGDSIRFKANNPENWSKLIGIPPQLNEDNHVQIRLIGIDSLETHFRQCQQSVKWALSAADFLLEYLKIDEVKWDEEKNLIIKAKDNIEGFILAKKTDQHGRPLGFVFQGKIDAKDGDIFFLPIDLFLNSVNYQSLLSGESYPTYYRGLAPTLRKKMTIAVNYARKQNRGIWAFDSTNKGFHVWDLFDEEKNIVILPKLFRRLVSYLEKNQELEGFKHSVVKSEKVLILPAQNKKLFRDIIVQEDTIFKLSELPEDLVYL; from the coding sequence ATGTCTTTTACATTAATCAAAGGCACATTTCATGTTGTTGGCTATTCTCCTGATGGTGATTCTATTCGTTTTAAAGCTAATAATCCTGAAAATTGGTCAAAATTAATCGGTATTCCTCCACAATTAAATGAAGATAATCATGTACAAATTAGATTGATAGGTATTGATAGTTTAGAAACTCATTTTCGTCAATGTCAGCAGAGTGTAAAATGGGCATTAAGTGCGGCGGATTTTTTGTTGGAATACTTAAAAATTGATGAAGTAAAATGGGATGAAGAAAAGAATTTAATCATCAAAGCAAAAGATAATATTGAGGGTTTTATTTTAGCAAAAAAAACAGATCAACATGGAAGACCTTTAGGATTCGTTTTTCAAGGTAAAATTGATGCTAAGGATGGAGATATTTTCTTTTTACCTATCGATTTATTTTTAAATTCTGTTAATTATCAGAGTCTTTTATCTGGAGAATCTTATCCCACTTATTATCGTGGTTTAGCACCGACTTTAAGAAAAAAAATGACGATAGCGGTTAATTATGCTAGAAAACAAAATCGAGGAATATGGGCATTCGATTCAACTAATAAAGGATTTCACGTTTGGGATTTATTTGATGAAGAAAAAAATATCGTTATTTTACCGAAATTATTTCGTCGTCTTGTAAGCTATTTAGAAAAAAATCAAGAATTAGAAGGATTTAAACATTCCGTAGTCAAGTCTGAAAAAGTATTAATTTTACCTGCTCAAAATAAAAAACTTTTTCGGGATATTATTGTTCAAGAAGATACTATTTTTAAGTTATCAGAATTACCTGAAGATTTAGTTTATTTATAA
- a CDS encoding glycosyltransferase: protein MTNKTKISVLIPDLSSQGTTRGYIIAQGLQKLGYEVRIFGFLYGKQIYPQPPYSLPITYFHGVNLPSFVKTALNLMKEIDGDILYIIKPQLSSFGVGLVKAWRSKKPIILDIDDWEMAYFGGDNWQYQGSLINDVLVSNSELKKPQYPLYIKWLEKAIEKVNGITLSSKFLEYRYGGTYLPNVKDTELFDPHKFDATDIRAKHGLLNYKLLMFTGTAKPDQGLEDIFTALDSLNQDELKLVLIGGNQNQSSYVNTLIEKWGNWIIQIPPQAFDDMPEFIAMSHIMMVTPRESLTTVAKFPLELIEAMTMAKPIIATKVGEIPNILQDTGYLIEPQRPNAIADTIREIFTDYPQAEIKGNLARQRCINNYSMDNLTKTLKQVINLVFA, encoded by the coding sequence ATGACTAATAAAACCAAAATATCTGTTTTAATTCCCGATTTATCATCTCAAGGTACAACTAGAGGCTATATCATCGCCCAAGGTTTGCAAAAATTAGGTTATGAAGTTAGAATTTTCGGTTTTTTATATGGTAAACAGATATATCCTCAACCGCCTTATTCTTTGCCCATTACCTATTTTCATGGTGTAAATTTGCCTAGTTTTGTGAAAACAGCATTAAATTTGATGAAAGAAATTGATGGAGATATTTTGTATATAATTAAACCTCAATTAAGTAGTTTTGGTGTCGGATTAGTTAAGGCGTGGCGTAGTAAAAAACCGATAATTTTAGATATAGATGATTGGGAAATGGCATATTTTGGTGGCGATAATTGGCAATATCAGGGAAGTTTAATTAATGATGTTTTGGTTAGTAATAGTGAATTGAAAAAACCTCAATATCCTTTATATATTAAGTGGTTAGAAAAAGCCATTGAAAAAGTAAATGGTATTACCCTTAGCAGTAAATTTTTAGAATATCGTTATGGTGGTACTTATCTTCCTAATGTAAAAGATACCGAATTATTTGATCCTCATAAATTTGATGCTACTGATATTCGAGCAAAACATGGCTTATTAAATTATAAGTTATTGATGTTTACAGGTACAGCAAAACCAGATCAAGGATTAGAAGATATATTCACCGCCTTAGATAGTTTAAATCAAGATGAGCTGAAATTGGTATTGATAGGAGGTAATCAAAATCAATCTTCTTATGTAAATACTTTAATTGAAAAATGGGGAAATTGGATTATACAAATACCTCCTCAAGCCTTTGATGATATGCCAGAATTTATTGCGATGAGTCATATTATGATGGTGACACCAAGGGAAAGTTTAACTACTGTGGCTAAATTTCCTTTAGAATTGATTGAAGCCATGACGATGGCAAAACCAATTATTGCTACTAAAGTCGGAGAAATCCCCAACATTTTACAGGATACAGGATATTTGATCGAACCTCAAAGACCAAATGCGATCGCAGATACAATTCGAGAGATTTTCACTGATTATCCTCAAGCTGAGATTAAAGGTAATTTAGCAAGACAACGTTGCATTAATAACTATAGTATGGATAATCTTACCAAAACCTTAAAACAAGTTATAAATTTAGTGTTTGCTTAA
- a CDS encoding dTDP-4-dehydrorhamnose 3,5-epimerase: MTLRKKVELKKLESIQGGMSQFYTPQFSHETMLVQIPPQSIDDLFVHHFQTDQLLVVKGNFVLVILKNRQYQYIHLREDNPQVVTIPTGIPHAAINFNNQPCLLVNAVLRHGKSHPKDYQPIRKPFPYDLDSVRHLFDEINLHSLIS, translated from the coding sequence ATGACATTAAGAAAAAAAGTTGAACTTAAAAAATTAGAGTCAATTCAAGGAGGAATGTCTCAATTTTATACTCCTCAATTTAGTCATGAAACTATGTTAGTGCAAATACCGCCTCAAAGTATCGATGATTTATTTGTACATCATTTTCAAACAGATCAATTATTAGTAGTTAAAGGTAATTTTGTTTTAGTCATTTTAAAAAATAGGCAATATCAATATATACATTTAAGAGAAGATAATCCTCAAGTGGTAACTATACCCACAGGTATTCCTCATGCCGCTATTAATTTTAATAATCAACCTTGTTTATTAGTGAATGCAGTATTGCGTCACGGCAAAAGTCACCCGAAGGATTATCAACCTATAAGAAAACCTTTTCCTTATGATTTAGATAGTGTTAGACATTTATTCGATGAAATTAACTTACATTCTTTAATTAGTTAA
- a CDS encoding response regulator produces MTSNENTSNPIPFKEFTALKQTGFFENLKQPRFSGQLLLTGPRQAKWVFYLYLGRLVYATGGNHPVRRWRRNLVAHLPHVPNNMSAIQGDVDRLELDEYNNCWEYELLCFWVEQQKVTLEQAAKMIRQNIVEVLFDVTQAVQVTCELKPDKNLPFSTRLVLIDAEQVIIEAQKGWHAWQSAKIADRSPDMAPIITQPQELEQQTNPQIYQTLSQLLDGQQTLRDLSVRMKRDVVTVTRSLLPYVQRGLVRLIEISDLEQPKLPIHRLDDETLNNQKITIACVDDSPLICQTMEKIITSAGYNFIGVNDALRAIAVLLAKKPDLIFLDLIMPNANGYEICSQLRKLTFFKHTPIVILTGNDGLVDRVRAKMVGSSDFISKPVDTALVLETIRKHLRLSVS; encoded by the coding sequence ATGACTTCTAACGAAAACACGTCTAATCCTATCCCCTTTAAAGAGTTTACCGCCCTAAAACAAACGGGATTTTTTGAAAATCTTAAGCAACCTCGTTTTAGTGGTCAACTTTTGCTGACAGGTCCAAGACAAGCTAAGTGGGTATTTTATCTCTATTTGGGTAGATTAGTTTATGCCACTGGAGGAAATCACCCTGTCAGAAGATGGCGACGTAATCTCGTAGCACATTTGCCTCATGTTCCGAATAATATGTCGGCGATTCAGGGAGATGTCGATCGCCTAGAATTAGATGAGTATAATAATTGTTGGGAATATGAATTATTATGTTTTTGGGTGGAGCAACAAAAAGTAACCCTCGAACAAGCCGCTAAAATGATTCGTCAAAATATAGTTGAGGTGTTGTTTGATGTTACTCAAGCAGTGCAAGTTACTTGTGAACTCAAACCAGATAAAAATTTACCTTTTTCCACTCGTTTAGTCTTAATAGATGCTGAACAGGTTATTATTGAAGCACAAAAAGGATGGCACGCATGGCAGTCTGCAAAAATTGCCGATCGTTCCCCTGATATGGCTCCCATTATCACTCAACCTCAAGAATTAGAACAACAAACGAATCCTCAAATATATCAAACCCTCAGTCAATTATTAGATGGACAACAAACTCTAAGAGATTTATCCGTAAGAATGAAAAGAGATGTTGTCACGGTGACTAGATCTTTACTACCTTATGTACAAAGAGGTTTAGTACGTTTAATCGAAATATCAGACCTTGAACAGCCAAAACTACCTATTCACCGTCTTGATGACGAGACTTTAAATAATCAGAAAATCACTATTGCCTGTGTTGATGATAGTCCTCTCATTTGTCAAACCATGGAAAAAATTATCACCAGTGCTGGTTATAACTTTATTGGAGTTAATGATGCTTTGAGAGCGATCGCTGTTTTATTAGCGAAAAAACCTGATTTAATATTTCTTGACTTAATCATGCCTAATGCTAATGGCTACGAAATTTGTAGTCAACTCAGAAAATTAACTTTTTTCAAGCATACACCCATTGTGATTTTAACAGGGAATGATGGTTTAGTTGATCGAGTTCGGGCTAAAATGGTAGGATCATCAGATTTTATCAGTAAACCAGTAGATACGGCTTTAGTGTTAGAAACTATTCGTAAACATCTACGATTGTCAGTATCTTAA
- a CDS encoding chemotaxis protein CheW: protein MSEQILSLSNQKKTEESQKQQFLRFVLLPDTNLMISLSDIAAVLKIPFGQIIPIPEMPSWVIGVYNWRGEIVWMIDLGQLLGFTPWYQQSVVASNHKAVVIHPSSQDRKSRTSGDLVGLIVSDVNDIELCNTNELHSPPASAVTPDLAPFLRGYWIKENGDIIVTIDGDAIFAAMPKE, encoded by the coding sequence ATGAGTGAACAAATATTGTCTTTGTCAAATCAGAAAAAAACTGAAGAATCTCAAAAACAACAATTTTTAAGATTTGTTCTTTTACCCGATACTAACTTAATGATTTCATTATCAGACATTGCGGCAGTATTAAAAATTCCTTTTGGACAAATTATTCCGATTCCTGAGATGCCTTCATGGGTAATTGGAGTTTATAATTGGCGTGGAGAAATAGTCTGGATGATAGATTTAGGACAATTATTAGGGTTTACTCCTTGGTATCAGCAATCAGTGGTTGCTTCCAATCATAAAGCGGTAGTAATTCATCCTAGCAGTCAAGATCGTAAAAGTAGGACTTCTGGAGATTTAGTAGGATTAATTGTTAGTGATGTTAATGATATTGAATTATGTAATACCAATGAGCTTCATTCTCCCCCTGCTTCGGCTGTTACTCCAGATTTAGCACCATTTTTAAGAGGATACTGGATAAAAGAGAATGGTGACATTATTGTTACTATTGATGGAGATGCTATTTTTGCTGCTATGCCGAAAGAATAA
- a CDS encoding PEP-CTERM sorting domain-containing protein, with protein sequence MITKQNLAVLAVTTTVIGLGANPVHALSFKFDGVRTDNDSFDLTLITDDTLQTLSYPAYTDPISGLTSPAYTFTGYLVTSVSGTYFEGNTANPIDGLLPVGSGVFNSINNDPPFSPDIIAHSPTDNLFNPNGGFAPGVLPLGNTAGKFSFGGLAFNVQEQNGLEAYHLFTRSDFGHSDGVGFDYAGCPGSCKGVKNVPEPVTILGSFVALGLGGVFKNKTTKRIINL encoded by the coding sequence ATGATTACAAAACAAAATCTAGCCGTTTTGGCTGTAACAACTACAGTAATAGGATTAGGAGCAAATCCAGTTCACGCTCTTTCATTCAAGTTCGATGGTGTACGAACTGATAATGATTCATTCGATCTAACCCTGATCACTGATGATACCTTACAGACCTTAAGTTATCCTGCTTATACCGACCCCATCAGCGGTTTAACTTCACCAGCTTACACCTTTACAGGATATCTCGTCACGTCGGTGTCGGGGACATATTTTGAAGGGAACACGGCAAATCCGATTGACGGACTTCTTCCTGTTGGTTCTGGTGTTTTCAATTCTATAAACAACGATCCTCCTTTTAGCCCAGACATAATTGCCCACTCCCCTACAGATAACCTTTTCAACCCCAATGGTGGTTTTGCCCCAGGAGTATTACCACTAGGAAACACAGCCGGTAAATTTTCTTTTGGCGGTTTGGCTTTCAATGTCCAAGAACAAAATGGGCTAGAAGCCTATCACTTATTCACAAGGTCAGATTTTGGTCACTCAGACGGAGTGGGTTTTGATTATGCTGGCTGTCCTGGAAGTTGTAAAGGGGTTAAAAATGTTCCTGAACCTGTGACAATTTTGGGTTCATTTGTAGCATTAGGATTAGGTGGAGTATTTAAAAATAAAACAACTAAAAGAATAATAAATCTTTAA